A single window of Archangium gephyra DNA harbors:
- a CDS encoding metallophosphoesterase, producing MVRWLHPSMLIRTGMDALVAAVFGARADHRLVEAVVRPQPPYFDYSDEAPEQDFWLDYVADTGDGWNSTYAVARLLALPSLEVKDPTGQAHALERGRILVFGGDQVYPGASRDTYEERLVQPYEEALGRTPEPSPDLFAIPGNHDWYDGLSAFMRLFCANRWLAGRRTRQSRSYFALKLPQGWWLVGTDVQLDSDIDVPQVEYFRQVATHMKPEDRIILCNAEPAWVMATTKRRRGYLENNLDYLQEKVFGRRISLFLAGDLHHYRRHEDPEGKQKIIAGGGGAFLHPTHAPAARRLRDKYVQKKSFPDEKTSRKLAWQNLLLIRHSPLFGLMTGALYLLLALATYTEIGGYGLTQLPQVLSAVASSVVTRPWSFVLGMSTLGGLVGFADKAFGRWRWLAGGLHGLAHVTAAFLVAWGGMYFTANGLGICQEILPGNTILVPGATLCAAGWKHVWAKFFLGAFFTFLGGFLVGPFIMGLYLMVSVNGFKAHSNEAFISLAIPDFKNFLRLRIDKDGQLTVFPVGLERVPRQWKQTHASPHAPAYEPDDPEATPPELIEPPIRVMPRGRQG from the coding sequence ATGGTGCGCTGGCTCCACCCCTCCATGCTCATCCGCACCGGCATGGACGCGCTGGTGGCCGCCGTCTTCGGCGCTCGCGCGGACCACCGGCTCGTCGAGGCCGTGGTGCGCCCCCAGCCCCCCTACTTCGACTACTCGGACGAGGCTCCCGAACAGGACTTCTGGCTGGACTACGTGGCCGACACCGGTGACGGGTGGAACTCCACCTACGCCGTGGCCCGGCTCCTCGCGCTGCCCTCCCTCGAGGTGAAGGATCCCACCGGACAGGCCCACGCCCTCGAGCGCGGACGCATCCTCGTCTTCGGCGGCGACCAGGTGTACCCGGGCGCCAGCCGCGACACCTACGAGGAGCGCCTCGTGCAGCCCTACGAGGAGGCCCTGGGCCGCACCCCGGAGCCCAGCCCGGACCTGTTCGCCATCCCCGGCAACCACGACTGGTACGACGGCCTGTCCGCCTTCATGCGGCTGTTCTGCGCCAACCGCTGGCTGGCCGGCCGGCGCACCCGGCAGAGCCGCAGCTACTTCGCCCTCAAGCTGCCCCAGGGCTGGTGGCTCGTCGGCACCGACGTGCAGCTCGACAGCGACATCGACGTGCCCCAGGTGGAGTACTTCCGCCAGGTCGCCACGCACATGAAGCCCGAGGATCGCATCATCCTCTGCAACGCCGAGCCCGCCTGGGTCATGGCCACGACGAAGCGGCGCCGCGGCTACCTGGAGAACAACCTCGACTACCTCCAGGAGAAGGTGTTCGGCCGGCGCATCAGCCTCTTCCTCGCCGGAGACCTGCACCACTACCGGCGCCACGAGGACCCCGAGGGCAAACAGAAGATCATCGCGGGCGGCGGCGGCGCCTTCCTCCACCCCACCCACGCTCCGGCGGCGCGGCGGCTGCGCGACAAGTACGTGCAGAAGAAGAGCTTCCCGGACGAGAAGACCTCCCGGAAGCTGGCCTGGCAGAACCTGCTGCTCATCCGCCACAGCCCCCTCTTCGGGTTGATGACGGGTGCGCTCTACCTGCTGCTCGCGCTGGCCACGTACACGGAGATTGGAGGCTACGGGCTGACGCAGCTGCCCCAGGTGCTCTCCGCGGTGGCCTCCTCGGTGGTGACACGGCCCTGGTCCTTCGTGCTCGGGATGTCCACGCTCGGCGGGCTCGTGGGCTTCGCGGACAAGGCCTTCGGGCGCTGGCGCTGGCTGGCCGGTGGGCTGCACGGCCTGGCGCACGTCACCGCCGCGTTCCTCGTGGCCTGGGGCGGCATGTACTTCACCGCCAACGGCCTGGGCATCTGTCAGGAGATCCTCCCCGGCAACACCATCCTCGTCCCCGGGGCCACCCTGTGCGCCGCCGGGTGGAAGCACGTGTGGGCCAAGTTCTTCCTGGGCGCCTTCTTCACCTTCCTGGGCGGCTTCCTCGTCGGGCCCTTCATCATGGGCCTGTACCTGATGGTGAGCGTCAACGGCTTCAAGGCCCACTCCAACGAGGCCTTCATTTCGCTGGCCATCCCCGACTTCAAGAACTTCCTGCGGCTGCGCATCGACAAGGACGGACAGCTCACCGTCTTCCCCGTGGGCCTCGAGCGCGTGCCTCGCCAGTGGAAGCAGACGCACGCCAGCCCGCATGCGCCCGCCTATGAGCCGGATGACCCCGAAGCCACCCCGCCCGAGCTCATCGAGCCGCCCATCCGGGTGATGCCCCGGGGCCGCCAGGGCTGA
- a CDS encoding Sapep family Mn(2+)-dependent dipeptidase has protein sequence MPTRLLAALCLLMPSLALAADARCQGSPKARAARFSAQSLKGKQPAERYAEYVRACSLDAVVELTKSLVRFKTVGAELPAAKSPEFAAMGRFLEQWAQARGLGFRTVGGNDVFELSWGEGAPRLGLVFHGDVVPAPAHEWKKPPFEPYVAQGRLYGRGVEDDKGPLASALVALAMAKELGLSPAQGRVLVIIGNGEESDWSGMAKYAETQKPHPTHVISVDSDFPVVAAQGGFVAWALEAELGAPPAQPTPGQLRAVDVTAGEFLTQVPGAATVKLEPAGLEPDKALAAVREAVASVRTARPSLQAEVKQEGPRLVLSTQGKAVHASVAEEGANALWDLAAVAAKLPLEPNGIQAMLRVVAERFDGDHWGEKLGVAYQDALMGRLLVAPTVLRVKDGEVSLAINMRRPQGKDNAAFHASLDEAAARLERDSGGRVKEVKGGEGARYVGDAHVADTSGPLVTTLLDIYKRHRNAPDAKPQSVRGGTYARLFPRAVDFGPAFPGDLYLGHAPDESISLENLDATTRMVAEALHALALTPPAK, from the coding sequence ATGCCGACCCGACTGCTCGCCGCCCTGTGTTTGCTGATGCCTTCGCTCGCCCTCGCCGCTGATGCCCGTTGCCAGGGCTCGCCGAAGGCCCGCGCCGCCCGCTTCTCCGCCCAGTCCCTGAAGGGCAAGCAGCCAGCCGAGCGCTACGCCGAGTATGTCCGCGCCTGCTCGCTGGACGCGGTGGTGGAGCTCACGAAGTCGCTCGTCCGCTTCAAGACCGTTGGCGCCGAGCTGCCCGCGGCGAAGAGCCCGGAGTTCGCCGCCATGGGCCGCTTCCTGGAGCAGTGGGCCCAGGCGCGGGGCCTGGGCTTTCGCACCGTGGGCGGCAACGACGTCTTCGAGCTGTCGTGGGGTGAGGGAGCGCCGCGGCTGGGGCTCGTCTTCCACGGCGATGTCGTCCCCGCGCCCGCGCACGAGTGGAAGAAGCCGCCCTTCGAGCCGTATGTCGCCCAGGGCCGCCTGTATGGCCGGGGTGTCGAGGACGACAAGGGCCCGCTGGCGTCCGCCCTGGTGGCGCTCGCGATGGCGAAGGAGCTGGGGCTGAGTCCCGCCCAGGGCCGGGTGCTCGTCATCATCGGCAACGGCGAGGAGAGTGATTGGAGCGGCATGGCGAAGTACGCGGAGACGCAGAAGCCGCACCCCACGCACGTCATCTCGGTGGACTCGGACTTCCCGGTGGTGGCGGCGCAGGGAGGCTTCGTCGCCTGGGCGCTCGAGGCCGAGCTGGGCGCGCCGCCCGCGCAACCCACGCCGGGCCAGCTGCGCGCCGTGGACGTCACCGCCGGCGAGTTCCTCACCCAGGTGCCCGGCGCCGCCACGGTGAAGCTAGAGCCCGCGGGCCTGGAGCCGGACAAGGCGCTCGCCGCCGTGCGGGAGGCCGTGGCCTCGGTGCGCACGGCACGTCCCTCGCTCCAGGCCGAGGTGAAGCAGGAGGGCCCCCGGCTCGTCCTCTCCACCCAGGGCAAGGCGGTGCACGCCTCGGTGGCGGAGGAGGGGGCCAACGCGCTGTGGGACCTGGCCGCCGTGGCCGCGAAGCTGCCGCTGGAGCCCAATGGCATCCAGGCCATGCTGCGGGTGGTGGCCGAGCGTTTCGATGGAGACCACTGGGGCGAGAAGCTGGGCGTGGCCTACCAGGACGCGTTGATGGGGAGGCTGCTCGTCGCGCCCACCGTGCTGCGGGTGAAGGACGGCGAGGTGAGCCTGGCCATCAACATGCGCCGGCCCCAGGGCAAGGACAACGCCGCCTTCCACGCCTCGCTCGACGAGGCCGCGGCCCGGCTCGAGCGCGACAGTGGAGGCCGGGTGAAGGAGGTGAAGGGCGGCGAGGGCGCCCGTTACGTGGGGGATGCGCACGTGGCGGACACCTCGGGGCCGCTCGTCACCACGCTGCTGGACATCTACAAGCGGCACCGGAACGCCCCGGATGCGAAGCCCCAGTCCGTGCGGGGTGGCACCTACGCGCGCCTCTTCCCGCGCGCCGTCGACTTCGGGCCGGCCTTCCCCGGGGACCTCTACCTGGGCCACGCTCCGGACGAGTCCATCTCCCTCGAGAACCTCGACGCCACCACCCGCATGGTCGCCGAGGCGCTCCACGCCCTGGCCCTCACGCCACCGGCGAAGTGA
- a CDS encoding ATP-binding protein, which produces MRDQEPPQPPGPPGPSGPEREEHYRLADFLRRYREDILSDWERALRTRHPESLPDACLLRDHMPEFLDRLADAAEQAQGEQPPRVPDFIPGEHGLQRLELGFEPGEVALEYGLLRHCILRRMERSGHWPGLVELELLDETIDQGIISAITYYAHMRERMLQALERVSQAALESEDLDTFLPRLLKVLMETAVAVDGASILLREGERLRLRAAVGLGAKQALAQGVSIPLDQGLTGKVVAERQPRSVRSVATHPQMSYEPLRELGLRAVYSVPLQQGELLVGVAHMASRTVFDFSESDKLLFRAMVTRATGFIVQAELAERERLIRAEAQHSLAQLDTLLKASPVGIAFLDQELRYLRINETLADIHGHPVEFHRGKHVRDVVPGWVAELYVPLFRRILETGQPVSNHEFISHGRDCKGPPRYWLGNYYPVRAESGEVLGLGCVVVDITPQKEVEAELRRSAELREQLIGVLGHDLRNPLNAISASAFLLQRTEDLSEGAVRAVERIRKSAARMARMLNDILDFARSSVGGGLPVLREWVNLHDIARGALEELQVTHPGRRLELEVQGDGWGWWDADRLAQVVGNLLSNALHHGRPDTPVRVEVREAGSEVLLSVHNEGAPIPDELLATLFQPFRRGTTGKAATRSVGLGLYIVRQVARAHGGEVEVRSLAGEGTTFTVHLPRGTVPVPPV; this is translated from the coding sequence ATGAGGGATCAGGAGCCACCTCAACCGCCCGGACCGCCCGGGCCATCCGGACCGGAGCGCGAGGAACACTACCGGCTGGCGGACTTCCTGCGGCGGTACCGGGAGGACATCCTCTCCGACTGGGAGCGCGCCTTGCGGACGCGCCATCCGGAGTCCCTCCCCGATGCCTGTCTGTTGCGCGACCACATGCCCGAGTTCCTCGATCGGCTGGCGGACGCGGCGGAGCAGGCCCAGGGGGAGCAGCCCCCGCGGGTGCCCGACTTCATCCCCGGAGAGCACGGCCTGCAGCGGCTGGAGCTGGGCTTCGAGCCGGGCGAGGTCGCCCTGGAGTACGGGCTGCTGCGCCACTGCATCCTCCGGCGCATGGAGCGCTCGGGCCACTGGCCGGGCCTCGTCGAGCTGGAGCTGCTCGACGAGACGATCGACCAGGGCATCATCAGCGCCATCACCTACTACGCGCACATGCGCGAGCGGATGCTCCAGGCGCTGGAGCGCGTGTCCCAGGCGGCGCTCGAGAGCGAGGATCTGGACACCTTCCTGCCGCGGCTGCTCAAGGTGCTGATGGAGACGGCGGTGGCGGTGGACGGGGCCTCCATCCTCCTGCGCGAGGGGGAGCGGCTGCGGCTGCGGGCGGCGGTGGGGCTCGGGGCGAAGCAGGCGCTGGCGCAGGGCGTGAGCATTCCGCTGGACCAGGGACTCACGGGGAAGGTGGTCGCCGAACGGCAGCCGCGCTCGGTGCGCTCGGTGGCCACCCACCCGCAGATGAGCTACGAGCCCCTCCGCGAGCTCGGCCTGCGCGCCGTCTACAGCGTCCCCCTGCAGCAGGGCGAGCTGCTCGTCGGCGTGGCGCACATGGCCTCGCGGACGGTGTTCGACTTCAGCGAGTCCGACAAGCTGCTCTTCCGGGCCATGGTCACCCGGGCCACCGGCTTCATCGTGCAGGCGGAGCTGGCCGAGCGCGAGCGGCTCATCCGGGCCGAGGCCCAGCACTCGCTGGCACAGCTGGACACGCTGTTGAAGGCCTCGCCGGTGGGCATCGCCTTCCTGGACCAGGAGCTGCGCTACCTGCGCATCAACGAGACGCTGGCCGACATCCATGGACACCCGGTGGAGTTCCACCGGGGCAAGCACGTCCGCGACGTGGTGCCCGGCTGGGTGGCCGAGCTCTACGTGCCCCTCTTCCGCCGCATCCTGGAGACGGGCCAGCCGGTGTCCAACCACGAGTTCATCAGCCACGGCAGGGACTGCAAGGGCCCCCCGCGCTACTGGTTGGGCAACTACTACCCGGTGCGTGCCGAGAGCGGCGAGGTGCTGGGGCTGGGCTGCGTGGTGGTGGACATCACCCCGCAGAAGGAGGTGGAAGCCGAGCTGCGCCGCTCCGCGGAGCTCCGCGAGCAGCTCATCGGGGTGCTGGGGCATGACCTGCGCAACCCGCTCAACGCCATCAGCGCCTCGGCCTTCCTGCTGCAAAGGACGGAGGACTTGAGCGAGGGGGCGGTGCGCGCGGTGGAGCGCATCCGCAAGAGCGCGGCGCGGATGGCGCGGATGCTCAACGACATCCTCGACTTCGCGCGCAGCAGCGTGGGCGGAGGCCTGCCGGTGCTGCGCGAGTGGGTGAACCTGCACGACATCGCCCGGGGAGCGTTGGAGGAGTTGCAGGTGACGCACCCGGGCCGGCGGCTGGAGCTGGAGGTCCAGGGAGACGGGTGGGGGTGGTGGGACGCGGACCGGCTGGCGCAGGTGGTGGGAAACCTGCTGAGCAATGCCTTGCATCACGGGCGGCCGGACACACCGGTGCGCGTGGAGGTGCGCGAGGCCGGGAGCGAGGTGTTGCTCTCGGTGCACAACGAGGGAGCGCCCATTCCCGACGAGCTGCTGGCGACGCTCTTCCAGCCCTTCCGCCGAGGCACCACCGGCAAGGCGGCCACGCGGAGCGTGGGGCTGGGGCTCTACATCGTCCGGCAGGTGGCGCGCGCGCACGGCGGCGAGGTGGAGGTGCGCTCCCTGGCGGGCGAGGGCACCACCTTCACGGTGCATCTGCCGCGCGGCACCGTTCCCGTGCCGCCCGTTTGA
- a CDS encoding MBL fold metallo-hydrolase: MPKGSVFGGKAHGLRLERMRSSPRFLDGFFKNTAGVGPGLRPGTAFSTMGEFFLGGNQRTPPAPLPLESPLATWARPVDTGLRATWLGHSTVLLEVDGLRVLTDPVWGERVSPWSFAGPKRFHPVPVSLSQLPPLDAVIVSHDHYDHLDYPTILELARTDVPFYTSLGVGSHLEAWGVPPERITELDWWESATLPRGELRITAAPSQHFSGRGLGDRNRTLWSSFVIEGPKHKAFFSGDTGLTPEYAEIRQRLGPFDLVMLEVGAFHPAWGDIHLGPENALKALELLGGGAFLPVHWGTFNLAIHAWDDPAETLVRLGQEQRVHLVMPKLGVPVEPSRVEAVEPWWQSVRDARVDARVAGALRG, from the coding sequence ATGCCCAAGGGTTCCGTCTTCGGTGGGAAGGCCCACGGCCTCCGTCTCGAGCGCATGCGCTCCTCGCCCCGTTTCCTCGACGGGTTCTTCAAGAACACCGCGGGAGTGGGCCCCGGGCTCAGGCCAGGCACCGCGTTCTCGACCATGGGCGAGTTCTTCCTCGGCGGCAATCAACGCACGCCCCCCGCGCCCCTGCCCCTGGAGAGCCCCCTCGCCACGTGGGCCCGGCCGGTGGACACGGGGCTGCGCGCCACGTGGCTCGGACACTCGACGGTGCTGCTCGAGGTGGACGGACTGCGCGTGCTCACGGACCCCGTCTGGGGCGAGCGCGTCTCCCCCTGGTCCTTCGCGGGGCCCAAGCGCTTCCATCCGGTGCCGGTGTCGCTCTCGCAGCTGCCCCCGCTGGATGCGGTCATCGTCTCGCACGACCACTACGACCACCTCGACTACCCCACCATCCTCGAGCTGGCGCGCACGGACGTGCCCTTCTACACGTCGCTGGGCGTGGGCTCGCACCTGGAGGCGTGGGGCGTGCCGCCCGAGCGCATCACCGAGCTGGACTGGTGGGAGTCCGCCACGCTCCCCCGCGGCGAGCTGCGCATCACCGCCGCGCCCTCGCAGCACTTCTCCGGCCGGGGCCTGGGAGATCGCAACCGCACGCTCTGGTCCTCGTTCGTCATCGAGGGCCCGAAGCACAAGGCCTTCTTCAGCGGCGACACCGGGCTCACGCCGGAGTACGCGGAGATCCGTCAGCGGCTCGGGCCGTTCGACCTGGTGATGCTGGAGGTGGGCGCGTTCCACCCGGCCTGGGGCGACATCCACCTCGGCCCGGAGAACGCGCTCAAGGCGTTGGAGCTGCTCGGCGGTGGCGCGTTCCTGCCGGTGCACTGGGGCACGTTCAACCTCGCCATCCACGCGTGGGATGATCCGGCGGAAACGCTCGTCCGGCTGGGACAGGAGCAACGGGTGCACCTGGTGATGCCCAAGCTGGGCGTGCCGGTGGAGCCGTCCCGGGTGGAGGCCGTGGAGCCGTGGTGGCAGTCCGTCCGCGACGCCCGCGTGGACGCGCGCGTGGCGGGCGCGCTCCGCGGCTGA
- the map gene encoding type I methionyl aminopeptidase: MNDVSTVRVAPAVLPKPNDPCWCGSGDKYKKCHRGADAVEARKRGPESSSRGIRPGVISPMRSVPPHIPRPDYAVSGRPARIFPPSEVKSPDVIARMRRACKAAAEVMAATAAHIRPGITTDELDAIAHEEYVRRGGYPSPLNYHGFPKSICTSVNEVICHGIPDNRALEDGDIVNLDITIYLDGVHGDTNATFPVGRIDPDNERLIRVTRECLMLGIEAVKPGLPINVIGKAIEAHATKNGMGVVRAYCGHGIGERFHTALQIPHHFDPEAKTIMEPGMTFTIEPMITLGHWQHRVWDDGWTAVTADGKRTAQFEHTLLVTDQGAEILTQA; encoded by the coding sequence ATGAACGACGTCTCCACTGTGCGGGTCGCACCCGCGGTGTTGCCAAAGCCGAACGACCCGTGCTGGTGCGGCAGTGGTGACAAGTACAAGAAGTGCCACCGGGGCGCGGATGCCGTGGAAGCCCGCAAGCGGGGGCCCGAGAGCTCCTCGCGGGGCATCCGGCCAGGCGTCATCAGCCCCATGCGCTCCGTGCCCCCCCACATCCCGCGTCCGGACTACGCCGTGTCCGGGCGGCCCGCCCGCATCTTCCCTCCCTCCGAGGTGAAGAGCCCCGATGTCATCGCCCGCATGCGCCGCGCGTGCAAGGCCGCCGCCGAGGTGATGGCCGCCACGGCCGCCCACATCCGCCCTGGCATCACCACCGACGAGCTCGATGCCATCGCCCACGAGGAGTACGTGCGCCGCGGCGGCTACCCCAGCCCGCTCAACTACCACGGCTTCCCCAAGTCCATCTGCACCTCGGTCAACGAGGTCATCTGCCACGGCATCCCCGACAACCGGGCGCTCGAGGACGGCGACATCGTCAACCTCGACATCACCATCTACCTGGACGGCGTGCACGGCGACACCAATGCCACCTTCCCCGTGGGCAGGATCGACCCGGACAACGAGCGCCTCATCCGCGTCACGCGCGAGTGCCTCATGCTCGGCATCGAGGCGGTGAAGCCCGGCCTGCCCATCAACGTCATCGGCAAGGCGATCGAGGCGCACGCCACGAAGAACGGCATGGGCGTGGTGCGCGCCTACTGCGGCCACGGCATCGGCGAGCGCTTCCACACCGCGCTCCAGATTCCGCACCACTTCGATCCCGAGGCGAAAACCATCATGGAGCCCGGGATGACGTTCACCATCGAGCCGATGATCACCCTCGGCCACTGGCAGCACCGGGTGTGGGACGATGGCTGGACGGCGGTGACGGCGGACGGCAAGCGCACCGCGCAGTTCGAGCACACCCTGCTGGTGACGGATCAGGGCGCGGAGATCCTCACACAGGCGTGA
- a CDS encoding class II 3-deoxy-7-phosphoheptulonate synthase: MSTWTPTSWKTKPITQDVRYEVPTEVDEVVAELGKLPPLVTSWEVERLRELLADAQQGRRFLLQGGDCAESLSDCRSDIITNRQKIMLQMSLVLIHGGHRPVIRVGRIAGQYAKPRSKPTETRGGVELPSYFGDLVNRPEFTPEARRADPRLMLACYHHAAMTLNFVRSLSDGGFADVHHPEYWDLSFFQQAAVPGELREEYEQTTRKLSEALRFMEALGERNVADLSRVDFYTSHEGLNLHYESAQTRQVPWRSGWYDLTTHLPWIGERTRALDGAHVEFFRGIRNPVGVKLGPSVSPDDAVRLAEQLNPENEPGKLVLITRMGAQKVAAALPPVVEAMRRAGRLVLWVCDPMHGNTVSTSSGIKTRNFDDVLREVEQSFEVHEKLGTHLGGVHFELTGEDVTECMGGAVGITERDLERNYSTLCDPRLNYRQALEMSFHIARRMSRLPRPTQP, encoded by the coding sequence ATGAGCACCTGGACCCCCACTTCCTGGAAGACGAAGCCCATCACCCAAGACGTCCGCTATGAGGTCCCCACGGAGGTGGACGAGGTCGTCGCGGAGCTCGGCAAGCTGCCTCCGCTGGTCACCTCCTGGGAGGTGGAGCGGCTGCGCGAGCTGCTCGCGGACGCCCAGCAGGGCCGCCGCTTCCTGCTCCAGGGCGGGGACTGTGCCGAGTCGCTCTCCGACTGCCGCTCGGACATCATCACCAACCGGCAGAAGATCATGCTGCAGATGTCGCTGGTGCTCATCCACGGGGGGCACCGGCCCGTCATCCGCGTGGGCCGCATCGCCGGCCAGTACGCCAAGCCGCGCTCCAAGCCCACCGAGACGCGCGGAGGCGTGGAGCTGCCCAGCTACTTCGGAGACCTCGTCAACCGCCCCGAGTTCACCCCCGAGGCGCGGCGGGCGGATCCCCGCCTGATGCTGGCCTGCTACCACCACGCGGCGATGACGCTCAACTTCGTGCGCTCGCTGAGCGACGGTGGTTTCGCGGACGTGCACCACCCCGAGTACTGGGACCTGAGCTTCTTCCAGCAGGCCGCCGTGCCGGGCGAGCTGCGCGAGGAGTACGAGCAGACCACCCGCAAGCTCAGCGAGGCCCTGCGCTTCATGGAGGCCCTGGGCGAGCGCAACGTGGCGGACCTCTCCCGCGTGGACTTCTACACCAGCCACGAGGGTCTCAACCTCCACTACGAGTCGGCCCAGACGCGCCAGGTTCCGTGGCGCTCGGGCTGGTACGATCTGACGACGCACCTGCCGTGGATTGGCGAGCGCACCCGGGCCCTGGACGGGGCGCACGTGGAGTTCTTCCGCGGCATCCGCAACCCGGTGGGCGTGAAGCTGGGCCCCAGCGTGTCTCCCGACGACGCCGTCCGGCTGGCCGAGCAGCTCAACCCGGAGAACGAGCCGGGCAAGCTCGTCCTCATCACCCGCATGGGCGCCCAGAAGGTGGCCGCCGCGCTTCCCCCCGTGGTGGAGGCCATGCGGCGGGCGGGCCGGCTCGTGCTGTGGGTGTGCGATCCGATGCACGGCAACACCGTGAGCACCTCGTCCGGCATCAAGACGCGCAACTTCGATGACGTCCTGCGCGAGGTGGAGCAGAGCTTCGAGGTGCACGAGAAGCTCGGCACCCACCTGGGTGGGGTGCACTTCGAGCTCACGGGCGAGGACGTCACCGAGTGCATGGGCGGCGCCGTCGGCATCACCGAGCGGGACCTGGAGCGCAACTACTCCACCCTGTGCGATCCGCGGCTCAACTACCGCCAGGCCCTGGAGATGAGCTTCCACATCGCCCGGCGCATGAGCCGCCTGCCCCGCCCGACGCAGCCCTGA
- a CDS encoding energy transducer TonB — protein sequence MTGPFLSVQPRPALFCLLAVCIALGGTGCATASRATTSALPAPEPIAETASAPQPEAESAPAPVAKAARPKKRAAPRATEVKTEAKVETKSEPRTPVAARTTELKRPQPEMPGAGEPVAFEPSAMTRPQRVSGREPQLTAEARAERVRGTALVRCVVTREGRVTNCRLLNGLPYMEQELLEALSTWRVTPVTAQGKPLDVDYTFVVRIPTG from the coding sequence ATGACTGGCCCGTTCCTCTCCGTGCAGCCTCGCCCTGCCCTCTTCTGCCTGCTGGCCGTGTGCATCGCCCTGGGTGGTACCGGGTGCGCCACGGCCTCACGAGCGACCACCTCGGCACTGCCCGCGCCGGAGCCCATCGCCGAGACCGCGTCGGCCCCCCAGCCCGAAGCCGAGTCGGCTCCGGCCCCCGTGGCCAAGGCCGCGCGTCCCAAGAAGCGCGCCGCGCCCCGCGCCACCGAGGTGAAGACGGAGGCGAAGGTGGAGACGAAGTCCGAGCCGAGGACGCCGGTGGCGGCCCGGACGACCGAGCTGAAGAGGCCCCAGCCGGAGATGCCCGGAGCGGGCGAGCCGGTGGCCTTCGAGCCCTCGGCGATGACGCGTCCCCAGCGGGTGAGCGGGAGGGAGCCGCAGCTCACCGCCGAGGCCCGGGCCGAGCGCGTGCGGGGCACGGCGCTGGTGCGCTGCGTGGTGACGCGGGAGGGCCGGGTGACCAACTGCCGGTTGCTCAATGGCCTGCCCTACATGGAGCAGGAGCTGCTCGAGGCGCTGTCCACCTGGCGGGTCACTCCCGTCACCGCCCAGGGCAAGCCGCTCGACGTGGACTACACCTTCGTCGTGCGCATCCCCACGGGGTGA
- a CDS encoding acyl-CoA thioesterase: MNEFPITVRFPVQWGEMDAYGHVNNARYFTWFEAARIAYMARVGLVSAEMQKPEGGVGPIVAATNAEFLRPAVFPADLVVGARVTRLGNTSITMEYAVEDANSGVRYARGGAVLVTLRYPTYDKVPVPPEIRASIEALEGRIFE; the protein is encoded by the coding sequence ATGAACGAATTTCCCATCACCGTGCGCTTCCCCGTGCAGTGGGGCGAGATGGATGCCTACGGCCACGTGAACAACGCGCGCTACTTCACCTGGTTCGAGGCGGCTCGGATTGCCTACATGGCCCGGGTGGGGCTGGTGAGCGCCGAGATGCAGAAGCCGGAGGGGGGCGTGGGTCCCATCGTCGCCGCGACGAACGCGGAGTTCCTGCGCCCCGCCGTCTTCCCGGCGGACCTGGTGGTGGGCGCGCGGGTGACGCGGTTGGGCAACACCAGCATCACCATGGAGTACGCGGTGGAGGATGCCAACAGTGGGGTGCGGTACGCGCGCGGCGGAGCGGTGCTCGTCACGCTGCGCTACCCCACGTACGACAAGGTGCCCGTGCCGCCGGAGATTCGCGCCTCCATCGAGGCGCTCGAGGGCCGCATCTTCGAGTGA
- a CDS encoding DUF962 domain-containing protein: protein MTERIPTYAEFWPYYLREHSLPITRWLHFLGTSVAVCLAVTAGLTGKAHLLPFALVSGYGFAWVSHFTLERNRPATFKYPLWSLFSDFRMAGLMLVGRLSKHLARAGVRDEDDQSGGHLRRVPVPVPVRTRRNGR, encoded by the coding sequence ATGACCGAGCGCATCCCGACCTACGCCGAGTTCTGGCCGTACTATCTGCGTGAGCACTCGCTGCCCATCACGCGTTGGCTGCACTTCCTGGGCACCTCGGTGGCGGTGTGCCTGGCTGTCACCGCCGGGCTGACGGGCAAGGCGCACCTGCTCCCGTTCGCGCTGGTGTCCGGCTACGGCTTCGCGTGGGTGAGCCACTTCACCCTCGAGCGCAACCGCCCGGCGACCTTCAAGTACCCGCTCTGGTCGCTCTTCTCCGACTTCCGCATGGCGGGCCTGATGCTGGTGGGCCGCCTCTCCAAGCACCTCGCGCGTGCCGGCGTCCGGGACGAGGACGACCAGTCCGGAGGTCATTTGCGGCGGGTGCCGGTGCCGGTTCCGGTCCGTACCCGCCGCAACGGCCGCTGA